From Actinopolyspora lacussalsi, a single genomic window includes:
- a CDS encoding 1,4-dihydroxy-2-naphthoate octaprenyltransferase (product_source=KO:K02548; cog=COG1575; ko=KO:K02548; pfam=PF01040; tigrfam=TIGR00751; transmembrane_helix_parts=Outside_1_35,TMhelix_36_58,Inside_59_86,TMhelix_87_109,Outside_110_113,TMhelix_114_133,Inside_134_139,TMhelix_140_162,Outside_163_166,TMhelix_167_189,Inside_190_216,TMhelix_217_239,Outside_240_271,TMhelix_272_289,Inside_290_290) — MASVAEWVEGVRVRTWPNAVAPVIAGSATAAGAAGFDLPLALLSLVVALSLITGVNFANDYSDGIRGTDEVRTGPRRLVGSGSARPGSVLGVALGCFGIAAVTGLAVLYLSGHWWLLSLGAVSIAGAWFYTGGKRPYGYAGWGELAVFCFFGPAAVLGTMYVQADSINGSGIGAAVAMGAFSSAVLVANNLRDIPTDRQSGKRTLAVLLGDRDTRTLYVTLVLAPFLITTLTGLRITPALLGFLALALVISPIRRVTRGDTGLSLLPVLRDTGLAMLLWAVATAVGLTIG; from the coding sequence ATGGCCTCAGTCGCTGAATGGGTTGAAGGTGTTCGGGTCCGGACCTGGCCGAACGCCGTGGCTCCCGTGATCGCGGGTAGCGCCACCGCCGCCGGAGCAGCCGGATTCGACCTCCCGTTGGCGTTGTTGTCGCTGGTGGTGGCACTCTCCCTGATCACGGGGGTCAACTTCGCCAACGACTACTCGGACGGCATCCGCGGCACCGACGAGGTGCGGACCGGGCCGCGACGGCTCGTGGGATCCGGCTCGGCACGTCCGGGCAGTGTGCTGGGAGTGGCGCTGGGCTGCTTCGGCATCGCCGCGGTCACCGGGCTGGCCGTGCTCTACCTGAGTGGTCACTGGTGGCTGCTGTCGCTGGGGGCGGTCAGCATCGCGGGAGCCTGGTTCTACACCGGCGGCAAGCGACCCTACGGCTACGCGGGCTGGGGCGAGCTGGCGGTGTTCTGCTTCTTCGGCCCGGCCGCCGTGCTCGGCACGATGTACGTGCAGGCCGACAGCATCAACGGTTCGGGGATCGGTGCGGCCGTGGCGATGGGGGCGTTCTCCAGCGCGGTGCTGGTGGCCAACAACCTGCGGGACATCCCCACCGACCGGCAGAGCGGCAAGCGCACGCTGGCGGTGCTGCTCGGCGACCGGGACACCCGGACGCTGTACGTGACCCTGGTGCTGGCGCCGTTCCTGATCACCACCCTGACCGGACTGCGGATAACGCCCGCCCTGCTCGGGTTCCTCGCGCTGGCGTTGGTGATATCGCCGATACGGCGGGTGACGCGTGGCGACACCGGCCTGAGCCTGCTTCCGGTGCTGCGCGACACCGGGTTGGCGATGCTGCTGTGGGCGGTGGCGACCGCGGTGGGGCTGACTATCGGTTGA
- a CDS encoding hypothetical protein (product_source=Hypo-rule applied; superfamily=51126; transmembrane_helix_parts=Inside_1_6,TMhelix_7_29,Outside_30_130,TMhelix_131_153,Inside_154_158), which translates to MLRKAVLYLAIGWVVLVVTGFGVLYGAATLNATTVYSDRGVTEENADEYRWSGNTIALTDNLRKNGWASCEVVPDSGERRNIRSPRNDSTVSYRQYQPWFSGAATVTCGEQVTIRSGATLTMYKLATSRLVQFGSAAIAAIPLVLALIWYYGLVRVRR; encoded by the coding sequence ATGTTACGGAAAGCAGTGCTGTACCTGGCGATCGGCTGGGTCGTACTCGTGGTCACCGGGTTCGGCGTGCTCTACGGGGCCGCGACGCTGAACGCCACCACGGTGTACTCCGATCGCGGGGTCACCGAGGAGAACGCGGACGAGTACCGCTGGAGCGGGAATACCATCGCGCTCACCGACAACCTCAGGAAGAACGGATGGGCCAGTTGCGAGGTCGTTCCCGACAGCGGCGAACGACGCAACATCCGGAGTCCGCGCAACGATTCCACCGTCTCCTACCGGCAGTACCAGCCGTGGTTCTCCGGCGCCGCCACGGTGACCTGCGGTGAGCAGGTCACCATCAGGTCGGGGGCCACACTGACGATGTACAAGCTGGCGACCTCGCGGCTGGTGCAGTTCGGCTCCGCCGCGATCGCCGCGATCCCGCTGGTGCTCGCGCTGATCTGGTACTACGGGCTGGTGCGCGTTCGGCGGTGA
- a CDS encoding hypothetical protein (product_source=Hypo-rule applied; superfamily=116842) — MQDWKTQEIREAEAALDEAVTDAERVAARAEEMNEELPEAELSEEQTEQIEQLVRRGEAPAGIAELQRRIDEGELSWQQVTSGRATADEGVRRAFEAGVPAMRQVKEMLDEGHEATEIIANDPNRAPEQDDEEPPDSFLQSGNW, encoded by the coding sequence TTGCAGGACTGGAAAACACAGGAGATCCGCGAGGCGGAGGCCGCACTCGACGAAGCCGTGACTGACGCGGAGCGCGTCGCGGCGCGTGCCGAGGAGATGAACGAAGAACTACCTGAAGCGGAGCTCTCCGAGGAGCAAACCGAACAGATCGAACAGCTCGTCCGACGGGGTGAGGCGCCTGCCGGGATCGCCGAGTTGCAGCGGCGCATCGACGAGGGGGAGTTGAGCTGGCAGCAAGTGACCAGCGGCCGGGCGACGGCGGACGAGGGGGTGCGGCGCGCCTTCGAGGCGGGTGTGCCCGCCATGCGGCAGGTCAAGGAGATGCTGGACGAGGGGCACGAGGCCACCGAGATCATCGCCAACGATCCGAACCGGGCCCCGGAACAGGACGACGAGGAACCGCCTGATTCGTTCCTGCAGAGCGGTAACTGGTGA
- a CDS encoding uncharacterized protein YukE (product_source=COG4842; cog=COG4842; pfam=PF06013; superfamily=140453,58069), giving the protein MAFADVDDPIAKLEQRTGQADSETLKSAIQDASWQVQGVNWIYEQVTGQNLVESLISPITGDFAKIEQNAKAWNDIGESLRAVRRNLNHGVSDLRQSWDGAAAAAFESMMVGGWTVALEADAAAADLVSTAFTKAADTSKMLCSKILELIDKLVNRLIQAACTAWVPVGGWANAVRIVIQCIDIVFMIMDMIQAIIRIYQGVKQVIEGVKSTGTSLARIQEVASGDGPRGTGDAVNVALDRTRELTDAVSGVTDGVNQVSEGATQVRGGASDVRQTTSDMGGNGNTTVRQGDAEQRGGAGQQGGTDSPGRSGEQHGSDRRTSMAGNL; this is encoded by the coding sequence ATGGCATTCGCTGATGTGGACGATCCGATCGCGAAGCTCGAACAACGCACCGGGCAGGCGGACTCGGAAACCCTGAAATCGGCCATCCAGGACGCGAGCTGGCAGGTCCAGGGGGTCAACTGGATCTACGAGCAGGTCACCGGGCAGAACCTCGTCGAGTCGTTGATCTCGCCCATCACCGGTGACTTCGCCAAGATCGAGCAGAACGCCAAGGCTTGGAACGACATAGGTGAGTCGCTGCGGGCGGTGCGACGCAACCTCAACCACGGTGTCAGCGATCTGCGGCAGAGCTGGGACGGTGCCGCCGCCGCGGCTTTCGAGTCCATGATGGTCGGTGGTTGGACGGTAGCGCTGGAGGCCGACGCGGCGGCGGCCGATCTGGTGAGCACGGCTTTCACCAAGGCCGCCGACACCTCGAAGATGCTCTGCTCGAAGATCCTGGAGCTGATCGACAAGCTCGTGAACCGGCTGATCCAGGCGGCTTGCACGGCCTGGGTGCCTGTCGGGGGCTGGGCCAACGCGGTTCGCATCGTGATCCAGTGCATCGACATCGTGTTCATGATCATGGACATGATCCAGGCGATCATCCGGATCTACCAGGGCGTGAAGCAGGTGATCGAGGGAGTCAAATCCACCGGAACCTCACTCGCCAGGATTCAGGAGGTCGCCAGTGGCGATGGTCCGCGCGGTACCGGTGACGCCGTCAACGTCGCGCTGGACCGAACACGTGAGCTCACCGATGCCGTGTCCGGAGTGACGGACGGGGTCAACCAGGTGAGCGAGGGCGCGACGCAGGTGCGCGGTGGTGCCTCCGACGTGCGACAGACCACATCGGACATGGGCGGGAACGGAAACACCACGGTGCGACAGGGCGATGCGGAGCAGCGGGGCGGTGCGGGACAACAGGGCGGAACCGATTCGCCGGGGCGGTCCGGCGAGCAGCACGGTTCGGACCGCCGCACGAGCATGGCGGGAAATCTGTGA
- a CDS encoding hypothetical protein (product_source=Hypo-rule applied; superfamily=140453), with product MSERVEAVPSRLRDYGGLLRRNAESFNGIESYANETASDTSGFTGVMASLIPVVQGATALYSETLRLAHAKLLRVREELDNTAAEYEEREREIEQLLSGIETALSRMRP from the coding sequence GTGTCGGAGAGAGTCGAAGCCGTACCGTCGCGGCTCCGCGACTACGGCGGTCTGTTGCGGCGCAACGCCGAGTCGTTCAACGGTATCGAGAGCTACGCCAACGAGACCGCTTCGGACACCAGCGGTTTCACCGGCGTCATGGCGTCCCTGATCCCGGTCGTGCAGGGGGCCACCGCGCTCTACTCCGAAACCCTGCGCCTGGCGCACGCCAAGCTGCTCCGGGTCAGGGAGGAGCTGGACAACACGGCCGCCGAGTACGAAGAACGTGAACGCGAGATCGAACAGCTGCTCAGCGGCATAGAGACAGCCCTGAGCAGGATGCGGCCCTGA
- a CDS encoding hypothetical protein (product_source=Hypo-rule applied; pfam=PF12079): MSCASGVGSRFGRTGISRVSACVGALLVFLSGCGGGGSTDTDSTGTGRTSTPAPSSSATPTTPTEQRDKLAELSAERMCSLVEPAELREPAFAVGNGRPEEVSFDPPVRGCRFPAKQDGETEDSVLLAAQADGFDQLGGERISEFPVAASRTSYANDCTVYSDVTGATLQVVVSDQEAGTEQCEAAERISRLVLDSVAH, translated from the coding sequence ATGTCTTGTGCTTCTGGCGTCGGCTCCCGGTTCGGACGCACCGGGATTTCCCGCGTTTCGGCCTGCGTGGGCGCGCTGCTGGTGTTCCTGAGCGGCTGCGGCGGTGGCGGCAGCACTGATACCGATTCCACCGGCACCGGGCGAACGTCGACACCGGCGCCGTCGTCCTCGGCCACCCCCACCACTCCGACGGAGCAGCGCGACAAGCTGGCCGAACTCTCCGCCGAGCGGATGTGCTCGCTGGTCGAGCCCGCCGAGCTGCGCGAGCCCGCGTTCGCCGTGGGCAACGGTCGGCCGGAGGAGGTCAGTTTCGATCCTCCGGTGCGCGGCTGCCGTTTCCCGGCCAAGCAGGACGGCGAGACCGAGGACTCGGTGCTCCTCGCCGCCCAGGCCGACGGTTTCGACCAGCTCGGAGGTGAACGGATCTCCGAATTTCCCGTCGCCGCCAGCAGAACCTCCTACGCCAACGACTGCACCGTCTACTCCGACGTGACGGGAGCCACCCTGCAGGTCGTGGTCAGTGACCAGGAGGCCGGCACCGAACAGTGCGAGGCCGCCGAGCGGATCTCGCGCCTGGTGCTGGACTCCGTGGCGCACTGA